The Gemmatimonadota bacterium genome has a window encoding:
- a CDS encoding AAA family ATPase yields the protein MAKTPDMGDIQKDLKEFFSTKYGAQVQFAQPEKEGVPADPPAEEVPLPEIRFDMKPEELEAYLNEYVIRQDEAKEILATKICTHFNRIRLQEEKEPVGNIKNNIILIGPTGVGKTYLIKLIASRIGVPFVKGDATRFSETGYVGGDVDELVRSLVHEADGNIKLAEHGIIYIDEIDKIASSGNIVGPDVSRTGVQRTLLKLMEETDVDLQAPHDLTSQMENALQFQKTGKVERKRINTRNILFIVSGAFANLEEIIKKRMSVQTMGFEQGDGAEKPDDGEWLPHVTAEDLIKYGFESEFIGRLPVTAVLHKLSVDDLFQILRNPNSPVIIAKKLDFKAYGIDVDFDEKSLRLIAEQAHQSGTGARGLIGAMERILIRFEKKLPSSTVKQFAVTAEVVEHPESELERILAEAPPEPAELVQVYYAEHDITLTLDEAAAAALEDLAAQQGRTTEEMGLELFKDYVHGLKLIQARELKITKAAIENPGAYLDRLIKKFYENQPKTT from the coding sequence ATGGCCAAGACCCCCGACATGGGTGACATACAGAAGGACCTCAAGGAGTTCTTCTCGACCAAGTACGGCGCGCAGGTCCAGTTCGCCCAGCCGGAGAAGGAGGGCGTCCCGGCGGATCCGCCCGCGGAAGAAGTGCCGCTGCCGGAGATCCGGTTCGACATGAAACCGGAGGAGCTGGAAGCCTATCTGAACGAGTACGTCATCCGCCAGGACGAGGCCAAGGAGATCCTGGCCACCAAGATCTGCACCCATTTCAACCGCATCCGCCTCCAGGAGGAGAAGGAACCGGTCGGCAACATCAAGAACAACATCATCCTGATCGGCCCGACCGGGGTGGGGAAGACCTACCTCATCAAGCTCATCGCCAGCCGGATCGGCGTGCCCTTCGTCAAGGGCGACGCCACGCGGTTCAGCGAGACGGGCTACGTGGGCGGGGACGTGGACGAGCTGGTCCGCTCGCTGGTCCACGAGGCCGACGGCAACATCAAGCTGGCGGAACACGGCATCATCTACATCGACGAGATCGACAAGATCGCCTCGTCGGGCAACATCGTGGGTCCCGACGTGTCGCGGACCGGGGTGCAGCGCACGCTCCTCAAGCTGATGGAGGAGACGGACGTGGACCTGCAGGCGCCCCACGATCTGACGTCCCAGATGGAGAACGCCCTCCAGTTCCAGAAGACGGGCAAGGTGGAACGAAAGCGCATCAACACGCGGAACATCCTCTTCATCGTCAGCGGGGCCTTCGCCAACCTGGAAGAGATCATCAAGAAGCGCATGAGCGTGCAGACGATGGGCTTCGAGCAGGGCGACGGCGCGGAAAAGCCCGACGACGGCGAATGGCTGCCGCACGTAACCGCGGAAGACCTGATCAAGTACGGCTTCGAGTCGGAATTCATCGGACGGCTACCGGTGACCGCCGTGCTGCACAAGCTTAGCGTCGACGACCTGTTCCAGATCCTCCGGAACCCGAACAGCCCGGTCATCATCGCCAAGAAACTGGACTTCAAGGCCTACGGCATCGACGTGGACTTCGACGAGAAGTCGCTGCGCCTGATCGCCGAACAGGCCCACCAGTCGGGTACGGGCGCCCGCGGCCTTATCGGTGCGATGGAGCGGATCCTGATCCGGTTCGAGAAGAAACTCCCGTCCAGCACGGTAAAGCAGTTCGCCGTGACGGCCGAAGTGGTGGAGCACCCGGAGAGCGAACTCGAACGGATCCTCGCGGAGGCGCCGCCCGAACCGGCCGAACTGGTGCAGGTGTACTACGCGGAACACGACATCACGCTCACGCTGGACGAAGCCGCGGCCGCCGCGCTGGAAGACCTGGCGGCGCAACAGGGCCGGACCACCGAGGAAATGGGGCTGGAGCTATTCAAGGACTACGTCCACGGCCTGAAGCTGATCCAGGCCCGGGAACTGAAGATCACCAAGGCAGCGATCGAGAACCCCGGCGCGTACCTGGACCGCCTGATCAAGAAGTTCTACGAAAACCAACCCAAGACGACCTGA